The nucleotide sequence cctcctccctaccctctcctcccaccccctgcccctgccccaacctcctgagtgctaggattaaaggtatgcaccaccatacaCAGCCCATgagaagtgtttttgttttgatttccctaGCTTGGAGTTACAGAGAACGAACGCAAGGGAACAAAGGGAACAATATATAGGGTTGGAATACTTGAGTAGAGAGGTAACTGGGCCAAGGGGCATGGGCGTGGAGTGAAGGAGCACAATATAAGAGAATACCACAGACAGTGGCCAAAGGAGAAATTCCACCccgggcgggcaggcgggcaagCTGATAGGCTGAGCCCATGTGCAGCTGCCCATTCTAAACACAGAtccttgtcttctttcctttcttttcccttcagtGAACTCTGACTCCTAAGGTATCAGGAGAACTTCACACTTGGTAACTTGTGCACATCCCCAGGGAGTATGGCTGTGCAGTTTCCTATTTTAAATACTTACACAAGTTCCCTAGCActtagaaagaaataaggaagttAACCATCTGGTGAGACCTGGCTGACTATGGGTCCTGCTAAGATGTCCAGTATCTTAGCAGGGTGTTGTCTCAGGGTAATCAGTGGGAAGGATAGGAGGATGCTGAGTGAATGCTgagttcttcctgcctcttcctcctggccCTTCCTGCCTCTCCCATCACCCCATCTCCCACACCCTCCCCTCCACAGCTGCAATTCCTCCTGTCTTTTTTCACTCTGACTTATATCCTGTCTTACGTCATTTCTGAGACTCTTGCGTCAGGGATGCTCTTAACAGTCCTACATTAGGGATCTACAAGCACGCACACCCTACCTCCGGTGAGCTCCATAATCAGTTTGCTTGACTTCCTCCTCTTGTTAGGAGCGGGGGTTCCTGAGAGCGGCATGGTGGAGGTTGATCTGACCTGAAAGGAGAGAGAATGGGAAGAAGAGTGTGTGCACTGCAGCCATACTACTTAACTTGGGGCTAAGGACAAAATTTCTTCAGATATTTTTccgtgtgcatgtttgcatgcatgtgtgcacgtgtgcatatgTTTTCACAGAAATTAGTATCCCCCAAGTGTAAACTGTCACAGTCCTCTGTTTTCTCTGGAAGCAGGACAGGAGGCAGAACTGTACTCCTGTCCTTACCGCTTTCCAACCTGCTGAGTCCACTTTCCATAGCTCCTGTGTGGGCATCAGAAACACAGCTAGGGCCGAGGCAGGTTTCAAAGGCAACAGTGGCAGAGCACTGCACTCAGGCTTTTGGGGCCTGACATGATTAAAGTCCTTATTTGTATTGGGATATCAGACAGTCTGCAATCAGATATCAGGCTCCAGACTCTGGTCTCCCCCTTAGACTTCCTTCCCTCAAGGTCTAAGTGGGTAAAGAAATGTTCTGCTAGTGTTGAGGAGATTGAGCCAAAACCTTCTCCATAGGAAGGAGAGGTTGTTGTTCTTCCAGGAGGCCAACTGGACCGTGGCCCGAGAGGTCATGGGTGTGTTCCTTGCTCCTTCAGGCGCTCCTACCCCAAGCTGCAGAGCTGGGGCGGAGAGTGAGCTAAGGGCATTTGAGCCGTGACAGATGTCAGTTCAGCAATATCATGCATGGGAGTGGagaactgtgtgtgtggtggggggcgGGAGGGACAGAAACACAGGAATAAGATCTGGCTATGGATGgggacaaaaaaggaaaagatacaCTCTCCTCCGTGCTCTTCCTATCAGCCCCACTGTTTTCTGTGGCGTCCTGTCTCACAACTACAACTACACTCTACCAACTTAGTGGCATCTCAAAGCACCCCTTCCCATCCATCAGGTACCTCCCCACACATCTTAATTCCTCCCAACTCCTTAAGTgctttctttccatctctgtaTCTTCCAACTGGACCATTGGCAGCTGAGCagagatgagaggagaggccactcCCCGAGGATGAAGAGTCACAATTGCAAACAAGGAGGTCAGCAGAGTGGGCTCCAGCCCCTTCCTAAGGTCGAACCATAGACTTACCAGCCGCTCAGTGGTGGTCAACTCTTCCTGGGGTCCAGCAGCTTTGGAGGACTGAGCTACTGTGACTGGAGAACCTGAGCCGGGAAAGTGCAGGGGCAGCACCGGCAGTGGGGGAGGGAgcgagcgagggagggagggagggaggttatTAATAGAGCTGATGAGCACAAGCAGCTCGAATGGCACAGGGGGTACTGAGACCCTGGAACCGAGATCCTGCCCTCCTTGCCTGAGGTTCAGGAGGAGGGAAGGCTGACAACACTTCCCCACCAGAGTGTCTGAGCCCGGGATCAGCGGGCTGGAGGGGTATGCCTCCTCTTTGCCTTGAGATCCAAAGAAGCATTTCAGGAGGCaattgaaggcagaggcagagagggagcagACAACTAGTGGTGGGTAAGACTTAGGAGTAggtatagggaaaaaaaaaaaaaaaaaaaaaaaaaaaacgaaaccgAAAACATGATCTGGGGGGCACTCAGGGCCATTCCAGGCCAGGGATGGAGGGGACCCATGAGTatatttgggggtgggagggattaAGGCCCTAAATTGAAGATAGGATGGAGATTTTCTCAGAGGCATTGCTTCTAACTTCACGAATAGGTTGGCTTTCTGTCTGTGAGGGTTTGATCTTGGCGTGAGGAACCAACTAAGTCAACCCACTGCAGATGTTGTGATAGAGGTCTTCCAGGCTCTCAGAACAgatgttctcaacctgtgggtcccgaCCCTTATGGGGGGCACACAACCCTCTCACGGGGGTCAGATATCAGATACCTTGAATATAGAcaattacattacaattcataacagtagcaaaagtagttatgaagtagcaacaaaaataattttatgatgccaagcacggtggtgcatgcctttaatcccagcacttgagaagtagaggcaggtggatccctgagttccaagctaccctgatctacagagtgagttccaagacagccaggactacacagacaaACTTTgtcttccaaaacaaaacaaggcctGGCcggggtggtacacacctttaatctcagcacttgggtagaagaggcaggtgaatctctgagagttggaggccagcctggtctacaaagtgagttccaggacagccagggataagaaaccctgtctcaaaataatgataataataatgatgataatactagaagtagtagtagtagtaattttATGATTGTGGGTCAACACAACATGAGGTACTGTGTTACAGGGCCACAGCTTTAGGAAGGGTAAGAGCCACTGTCTTAGTAGCTGAAGGAATAACCTGGGTCCTCCCTGACCTTCCGCTCTCCTTCTGAAGCTAGCTTGCTTCTGTACCTTTTGCCCTCGTACAGCTGCCTAAGGAATTGGCTTTTGGAGGTGGGGTGGGCGTGGGTGTTGATTTAGTAAACATATGAGCCCAGCATAGTGATACATGCCACTGGTGATCTCAGCACTCCAAAAACTCAGGCAGGGTTTggatctctccagtcccagggctATGTACGAAAACCTTGTCTTTATGACATTTTTACACGGCATTGGATCGTCCACATTCACTCCACACGACCCTCCCTTGTTTTCATTCTTCACCAGAAGCAGCTTCTGAAGCTTCCAGAATTTACCCCGTCCCTCTGTGAACTCTCCCTGATCCATCCCCATCCTTCCTGACCACACCCTTCTTCCATCCTATTCTTGCCTTGTTTAAACTGGGGGCTGAAAGTCCTCCCCGCACACACAGCCGGTGGCTGCTGCCCAAACCTTTCATCTTTGGTCCATTTCCTCCTAAGccaaggaaacaggaaaaaaacataaatagtGAAAGGTAACTTTGTTATTACTTCTACAATCCTGTcaaaaaaaacctcttaaagTCTGATCTCCTATGACCAGATACctgaaataaaacatataaagacATTCTATTGAGCCTATGATGTCTCAGACCTTTCTTTGGAATTCTTAGACTCAGTACTTGGGAGCATCTGGTCATTGGCACAAATGTGCCCCCTGCTGGTAACCTAAGTAATGAcacttcccttttctgtctctccgGTCAGTCACCGAATTCTTATTTTAGTCTCACTCcatacattctctctcttctgtcttccctgCCAGCCATACCTGCCACTATATTCCTATCTTGTGATTCCCAGAGAATACTGAACACAGCTGCTTCCTCTGTGGAGCCAGGAACTGCTCACGGCAAAGGCCTTAGGGAGCCTTTCTGATTGCTCTGGGTTGTGCAAACTGAGCCTTGCCTAGAAAGTTCTGAAGAGGAAGAAGCTCTACATGGACAAACTTCAGGTTGAGGTAACCAGAGGAGTGGTGAAGGAGATTAGATCAAAGCAAGGCAATTGGCAGGgcaggaggggaaggcaggaagagagacacagagttgGGATCAGATAAACATAATGGGCTAGAAAAGACTACAGAGAAATCAGGACTGGGATAAAACCAGAAGAGATGACAGAAACAGACGGTTGTGGGCATACATTTATTCTTGTGCACAAACCAAAGAATTGTGACACCCAATATTGCAAAGGAAAAGATTGGTTTCCAGGTCGAACAGCAAGCACTGCTAGCGGTGGTCTTCATGGAAGGCCAGCCCCTTCCCCTTCTGGGATCAGACATGAGGGCCTGAAGCTGCAAAGAATTGGGCTTCTCTGGGTAGGCTGGGACAGAAGAGAGGTTTGGCCTCAGTGTTTCCCAGGTCATCAGGAAAAGCTCCAGCAGCATGGAAGTTCAGCTTCACAGGAGGCAACACAGCTACTGAACATCCTCATGCCTTTGCTCTCACAGTTGCATTCTTCTCCCCCAGAGCCCTCACACATAGCTGGTTTCTTGTTGGCCAGCTTTCCTCTCCCCTTGGTCATTCTCACGCCTTCCAGCCTTGCTCCTGGTTTCCGCCTCGCTCTCCCCATCCACTCTGGCTTTTTCCACCATCCTTTCTGTCTTACACTCATTAAGCAgttcagaaattttcttttttactttctggATTCTGATGTGCTCAGCACAGGGCCCTGGTTGCTAACTTCCTGTCATCCAAGGAAATAGAATTCCTAGTTTTATTCCGGTTCTAACTTGTATAGCTCAGGACCATGAAAATTGTCCCTGCCTCCCTGTCATGTCAGATTCATTAATTTCACAAGACGCTGTGCACATATCTCTACATGCTACAGATACTCCTCTCTCAGGAGTTTTTCTGCAGTAGCTCTTGTCCCCCACAGGTCTTTATGAAGCTATCTGACCCTTCCAGTGGGAGGAAAAACCTCTTCTCTTACCTTTGCCTCAAGAGaagcacacatgtatatgtatttgatgTCTTTCTAGAACAGATCCTAACTACACACATTTGTGAaagcacacttgcacacacacgcatgtacacacacacacacacacacacacacacacacacacacggcaactAACCTAGGGAAAGCGGAGTGAGGAGTATGGAGGACAGAGGGGCTCGGGACACAGTTCAGTCCCTTAGTTGCTTGCCTTATTTGAGTGAGCATTTTGCCTGAGATCTCAGTGGTCACTTTACAGTGTGCTTTTTACCTAACACTAAAGTGCTGCccacaaagagaaacacaaatgcaaaacaaaaatagagacCTGCTGAGCCCTCTGGGTAGAGAAGCCAGACAGGCAAGGAAATACTACACAAGATTCCAAAGCAGAGATAAGGGGCTTAAAAGCTCCGGCGGGGAGCTGAGGAAGCCGAGGGGAAATACTATCTCTGGCAAGAGGCAATCAGCGTCAGATGTGGGGAGAAAGCCAGTGGGATAGAGCAGAAGAAACTTCTGGGATCCTAAGTTCCATTACTTGGTCCTGGGACCTATTCCCTGTTCACTGGTGCCCTGCCCCAGGCCTCCAGACATGGGCCTGCAACCCTGTTCTGGTGGCTGAGAACCGGGGCCTGGCTACTTGGAAACCACAGGAACTGGGAGTGGCAGCAAAGCTCCTGAGAGACTCTTGATGGTCTGGGTTAGGGACAGGGGATGAGGCTAGCTCTGCCCTCCAAATAGGTTCGTCCAATGTGGTAGCCGCTCTGGGGGCAAGCACAGTGGGGGCCAAGGGCTCTGCAGTGGGCTGGGGCGCTGGTGTGGAAAATCTGCGGATCTCCTGGACTCGGGCAGTTTTGGGAGGCCCTGAAGTGGGGTCAGGAGTTGAAGGACCCTCGTCGAAACAAAACATGGCAGTTTTAAGCTGGTATGGCTGATGTCGcatgaaatccagggccttgaTACCCTGCTTAGGGGTGGCCCGAGGTCCCTGGGATTGAGCCTTATTGGGGAGAGTTCGGGCAGCTTGGGGAAAAAAGGGTGAGAGAAGTGGGTTATAAGCAATAGGAGGTGGGGCACGGATGTTGGGTGAGTATTTCCAGGATGGGGGTAGTGAGGGTGTGGGAGAAGGACTTCTAGGGCGAAGGCCTGGATTAAGGCTAGAGCCAGGTGTAGCTTCTACCACGTACCTGTCGGCACGGCTCTGCCGTTTGGCAAAcagctccccacccctcccctgcaGCCTTGGAGGCTCAGGGATTCCAACCATAGCGGTGGATCCATTCACCAGCCCATCAAGAAGCCCTCGAGACCCGGGTTTGGGAGCCACAGGGGGTGGAGTCTTAGGCGTTGTAGGGGGTGGGGTTTTGGGAGCCATTGGAGGCGGGGTTTTCGGTGACacttgagacaaagtcttgtaACTCCTGCCCCCTGGTGGCTGCATGAAGTTACAGGCTTCAGCTCCGAGGCTTAAAGCGTCCTCCTCGGGACCAGATTCCGCACCGCCGGTCCGAGGTTTTTCATCCAGGTTCTGCACCAGCGATAGCAGCTCGGGGTTGGGCGAGTTCTTCGTCTCTTCCTTTCCAGGCCGGAACATCTGCTTGCGGGTGCCCCGGCGCCTAGCCTCCTGCAGGATACCGGTGCGGGCAGCCGGCACAGAGATGCGCTGCTCCCGAGCGCTAGCGGGCTCGGGGGCCGCGGGGCCCGGCGCCTCCGGGCGCGCAGAGTTTTTCAGAGGAGTGGACAAGAAGATGGAAGCGGTGGAGGTCATGGCAGCAGCGCTAGGAGGAGTGGGAGGCTCTGGGGCGCCCCCCGGTGTAACGGGCCGGCTCGGGGCAGGGATGTACAAGGAGCTGGTAGCGGTCACAGGACCGGAGGAGCGTTGGGTGCTGCTGTTAGCCCCGGAGACCAGCGTGTGGCTGGGCACCACTGTGGTGAAGCTGGGCAGAGGGGTGGGCCCCTGTAGAGAGCCTGCGAAGGGGGACGGGGCAGGGGTGGTGACCCCCAAGCCTTCGTTCACTTTCTTAGGGGCTAAGGGCCGGAAAATCACTGAGGTGGTACCTGACTTTTGCCCTTGGAAACCTGGGGTAAAAGGCCTCGCTGATCTGTTAAAGATACTTGGCGCAGGGCTGGGGGCTCCACCATCCGGGAAGAAGGGGGTAGGGCTGGCTGCAGGGTTCGACAGAGGGCTGAGTGGGAGCACAGCTGCCTCTGGGGGAGCACTCTGTGCTCGAGGTGGGGACTGCAGACCCTGCCCATTAAGCATGGCTGCTGGGCCCACCTGAGCCAGCTCCTGGGAGCTGGAGGCTACCCGCTGGCGCTGTTGTTCAAAGAGCTGGACCCCTCGCCCAGAGACCTCACTTAGCTGCCCTCCCAGTCCAGAGTTCTGCCTCTCTGCTGTGCCTGAGCCAGCCCTGGCCAGCTCCATGTCTAGATAAGGGCTGTCCCAGTCGGATTGATTAGTAAGGCTGCGGGCGTCCGAGAAGGCCTCCTCGTCCAGCTCCGACTCACTCGTTGGGGGGATGCCGTCCTCCTCCTCTGTTCCCGTCCCAGCTGCAGCCCCGAAACTCACTAGGGTGTACTTCTTGGCTCTCTGCCGCCGCTTCTTAAACATAAGCACCCCCTTGGAGTGAGGGTTGGGGGCTGCTGTTAGCAGGGATGCGATGGTCCTGCATTTGGTCTTGGCCTCCTTCACGCTCTTCTCCTGGAGGCTTTCTGCGCGTTGCAGTTCTGCGGAGATGAAGGGGTAGATTAATGAGGGGCCTTCACAGCCTATTCTAATCCTGCTCCGCAAAGCTCTGacctactgttttgttttgtttttcttttcactgaAAGGACCTACAATGTCTCTCGCCTGTGGCAAAGTCCTCCTACTTAGAGACAGAATGGAAGGGGAGAGGTGACAGCAAGGGCGGAGACACTGCTACACCACATCCCTGCTGCCCAGTCTTCCCTGGATTGCCTTCCTGTTTTCCAGGAGATGAGCCTTATCCACTTCACACATTCTTCACCTGCCTCTCATTCTTGGCTGGCAGGAAAATCAGACACAGCCGAGAGAGAAGAGATAAGGGGTGCTTTTCTCCCATCATGCTTGTAAACGGGCGCCTCACAAAGCTTGGCCCttactcccacctcccacctgtTACACATATAACTAGGACAAACGGCTCCTTTTTGTAACAGggtctatatagccctggctatcctggagttcactatgtagaccaggctggccttgaacttacagagatccaactgctgctgtctctcaagtgctggaattaaaggcatgcattaccACACCCACCATACCCTGTACTGGGGAGAGTAcagagaactcactctgtacaccaggctggcctctgcctcacaagtgctgggattaaaggtgtgcacccctaCCTCCCGGCCGCCCGGCCGCCATACAGATTCTTAACTCAAAGCTCTTCATACAGTCCCACCCCTCAAGCAGTTCATTTCAACACATCTAAAACGCTCCAAGAAATAACTCCCCACATACCTTGCTAACACCAGTCTCCTGAAAGCCGGCTGTGGACACACTCTCTCCATTGTACTTTTCTTATTCACAAATATTCTAGCTTATACACACGCCAgttcacatgtacaaacacagtGCTGTCAAAGTCAAATACATCTGCATACCAACATGCTCCAGGTAGTTCTTCCCAGAGTTTTCCCTGTAGCAGCTCTGGTAGACTGTAGACAGGGTTTTAGGGCAGACCGTGGCCCTCCCGACTGCTAGAACATCTCTTTGTGCTTCACACCCCCGCCCCTCACATCCAGGGATAATCTTGGATCCAAGATGCAAGAAAAGGCAGAGTGCTGCTCTCCAAGGTGACCCGCCCCCCCAGCCTTTAGGAGTTTTCAAGGGCACCAGAGAAATACATTCTCTTTCTCACAAGCTGCTGCtggcactggggagatggctttggAGGCTAGCAGGGTTTCCTCTCCCATTTGCCCTGTCTTGAGTAGAGAACTCACCAGAGCAACCCCATCAGGTGGGCATGAGAGGGTCTACGTGCTGAAGAACCGAGGCTGTATTCTGTGAGGCCTGAGTAGGTAGggccaggaagtgggaagggctggccTGTTATAAGACCCCGCCCTGCACATGGACACCCCAGTTCCTCCTGGAAAATTCTTGGCATTCCATCTACTTTTCCTTTCAAGCTGCTTTCTAATTAGGGACCTCATTCCTTTTGTCCCTGCGTGTATAACACGAAATAGTACTGTCCGTGAGAGAACAGACACCTGAGTCAGAATTCAGTTCTGGGAGAATTACTTCATGAGGATGATAATGGCTACCTCTTCATAAGATCACATGAACACAGTGAGATAAGCCAACTAAGCGTTTAGCACACTGCCAAGGCCCACCGTGGGCAGCCATTATGCTTTCTTGATGTAAGCTGCTCGTGGACCACAATACATTCTTGTTCTTACATATCTCCTCCCAGACTGGCACACACATGTCTTCACGTGTTCCTAGTGCACTCTCGCTTCTCTTGTCCCATGAGCTTTCCATAGCTCATGTGACCAATAACCCATGTGCTCTTAGCATCAACCCATTCTGAGAAAAGGGAGGTGACACTTTCCTGAAAGAACGAGGTAAAGgatggcagagagagaaagagagagagtacagGAGTGTGGCCTTCCCCATAGAGCGCCCCTTTCCCCCCACTGCTGCGACATTACCCTCCACTCTGGCCCCCCAGCACCTGCATAGGATAGGGTAGTACCTGCATAGAATGGGTCTTGGAGCTCAGGAGCTGGGCCTTTCTCACAGCTGGCTTGGCTGAGGGGCTCTTGGACGGTGGTCTCCATGCTGAGAAAGGTGGCACTGGCTGGAGCAGGACCAGCGTGAGCCACCCCCAAGGCCTTTTAAAGCCCCTTTGTCTTGTCCCCAGAGCTGGCAGCTGAGTGAGCTCACCGATCTGTTTTTAGAACAtgccccctcccttctttccctgtcCCACAACTCTGAGTGTGATAGACATGGGCAcctgcctccccttcccctcGCCCCACCCCCTCTCAACTGTGAGGTCTGCCTGGTTAAAAATAAACCTGAGCCATTGCATAGAATCTTGCCCAGCAAAATGGGAAGGGAGGCGGGGTGCTAAAATGAGAACTGGGGTTAAGTGTGGGATCTTGAGCATGCATCTGGAATTTTTTTGTAGGATATGGGACACTCTCAGGATGGCAGACTAAAAACTCTTATGCTTTTAGCCTCTGCAAATTCAAAGACATAAAGCTTTCCAAATTGAGAATCAGAATGgtagaagagaagaaagattaCTAGAGTGAATCCTGAGATTTCAAAAGTGGCCAaaggtgtgggggttgggggaaaggaaccaggcagtggtggcctttaatcccagcacttgggaggcagaggcaggtagatttctgagttcgaggccagcctggtctacagagtgagttccagaacagccagggctacacagagaaaccctgtctcaaaaaaaaaaaaaaaaaaaaaaaaaaaacccaaaaaaaaacccaaaaaaacaaacaaaaaagagtctATGGaaggtgttaggattctgtctaagctccaccccacgaTTACCTGGCAACAGATATGCCcctcctcacagttacctggcaacagccaggtaggcctggcccagaATAAAatgggctgctcagcccctcctctctctcttacctcttactCTTCTTATCATTCTCACCTCTCTCTTGgcccccttgggctctcctcccctcccccctctctccatgtggtcatggccggcctccacttctctctctctctctctctgcttttctctgcctccactactccacttaactcccatcctctgtcctaaataaactttattctgtacagtgtggtgtgtgtgtctggtccctcgggagaagggatgcctcggcatagacccgctggggcacccccttcccccacaccgccggataccacattctctaaaacctctttctctttttatgaccacAACATTGGTGCCGAGACCACAACAGAAGGGGCACGGGAGGCACAGGACAGAGAGAAGCTTCACTAGATCCCATTCCGGAGCTCACATCAAAATATAGCAGTGAGCCTGTTATAAGTGGAACTGGCCTGTTCTGCTCAGGTCCACATTCTTGCCAAAAATAAGAAAGCAACGATCCCTCCCTTTCCCACTTCCTATTTCGCTAGTCCCCAGGAACCCCAAATGAACGTACAGGTAGCATTCACACTGTGCCTACACACATGTGGAGTGCCCTACAGCCTCGCCTTGCTTTGGGGTGCTCTCTGCCCAGAATCATTCTTACTTCACCCTCCATTCTGACATCCAGCAAAACAATCATCACCACCACCCAAAACTCCGGTCAGATCCCTTACCCATTCCCCCTCTGTTTTCCATTCTTAGTTTGGATTGAGCCATTGTATAAGATAATTATAATGGTTATCTTATAGCATAGATAACTAGGGACCACATAACTCTTCTCATCCTGTCCCAAACACTGTTTCCCAGGGAACATGAGGTAGGGACAATGTGTGGACATGAAGGCACAGATTTAGGGCTCATATCCTGATCGAAAACAAATGGATTCAGGCACTCACTGGCTTGCTTGGCCTTCTGGGTATAGGTGGTAGTGAGATCTTCTGCCACTGGGTGGGGGACAGGGCCCACCATAGGGATGAGATGAGGACCAGGCCGGAGTGGACCATGGGGTAACAGAAGCGCCTCCGCTGGTGGCGGTTGAAGAGCTGCCCCTTCCTCCCAAGATGGGGAGCTTATGCGGCTGTCGCCCTGGCTGGGAGAGCCAGTTTTAACAGGTGCTGGTTCCGCAGGGCTGTCAGATAGGTACACCTCATCAGGTGGGGCTCCTGGAGGGAAAGGCCTTGCAGGGCCTCGGCGGCGGGTTCGGCGTGGCTTCTCTTGTGTGGTAGGGCCATCGACATCACTATCCGTCTCCCCATAGTAAGCTTCACTGTCAGGGGGTGAACGAAGGCTCGCGGGCTGAAGGGCCTGGGAAACAGGAGCACCTGGGGGCTCAGGACTCAATGGAGATAAGGGTGACAGCACCGGAAGCTCTCCCGGAGATGGAGATCTCACAGACTCGTCATCTGCTACCCTGGGGGATGGAAAAGAGGACAGAGTTTGAAAGAGGGAGCTACAGAACTAACAGCTTTGGAGGGGACAAAGGGGCACGccaagggagacagacagaggggactgGCATACAGATGGAGTAGGTGGGCTAGGAAGGAGGAAGTCTGAAGGCTTTGAGGAAGACATAATACGGAGACAGGCAAAGGCTGAATGCCTGCTCCCATCCCTGGGTGACAGATACATTCCATCAGGAGGTATATGCACAGAAAAACATAATCAGAAGAGGTACTTGTTAGTTCCTGAAGCCAGGCCAGTGAGACAGAGCTGAGACAGGCAAGGAGAGACCTAGGCCAGGGGAAAAAGGATGGGAGGACTCCATACCTCCTCACAGTTAGGATGAGTTGACGCCCCGAGGCGTCGATGAGAGTCATGGCACGGGCATGAGAGAAGTTGGTGCAAGAAACCCCGTTGATGGCTAAGAGCTGGTCCCTCTCCCGGAGTCCTGCTCTGCCAGCCTGGCTCCGTCTTCGGATCTGAGGTGTTTGGAGGAGAGAGCATGGATCACGGAGAGCTCCAGGAGGGTTGGAGTGGGAAAAAAGGACCCATGTGAGAAGTTTTTGATTTTTGAAgattggggagggggaggtggttAAAAAGGTTAGGGAGATGTCTGGGGTGTTACCGGGGAGTCCTGTGTAGAAGGAAGGGACAGGTCTAGAGGGGGGCAGCAGGATAATCCCTGACTGCAACAGGGACGGAGAAAACTCCATGGCTGAGATCTAAGAAATGCTGATTCCCAGTATTTTCTTCCAAGCACAGTACCTCTATTGGCCAGttcttttctaggttttgaaATCCCAGgtgccttggggctggagagatggctcagtggttaagaacactgactgttcttccagaggtactgagttcaattcccagcaaccacatggaggctcacaactttctgtaattggatccaatgccctcttctggtgtgtctgaagacattgacagtgtaatcacatatataaaataaataaatcttaaaaagaaagaaagaaagaaatcccaggTGCTGTTGTGTGTTGACATTTTAGAATGGTATTCCAGACTGAGGTAACTCAGCTGTATTCTGGGAGGCGGTGATACTGGGCTATCAGAGTTCTCACTGCACTATATAAAATACTGTAGCACTTAATTCTTAGACTGGTTTATAAAATTGATACTTTCGTTACCCACATTTCACAGCCCAGAAAATTAAGTCTGTAGGGTGAAGCCATAGGCTAACGACTTCCTAAGAAAGTCTAGCATCTAGTCTTGCCTAGTAAGAGAGTGCTTATGGC is from Apodemus sylvaticus chromosome 8, mApoSyl1.1, whole genome shotgun sequence and encodes:
- the Synpo2l gene encoding synaptopodin 2-like protein isoform X2, with amino-acid sequence MGAEEEVQVTLAGGAPWGFRLQGGTEQRKPLQVSKIRRRSQAGRAGLRERDQLLAINGVSCTNFSHARAMTLIDASGRQLILTVRRVADDESVRSPSPGELPVLSPLSPLSPEPPGAPVSQALQPASLRSPPDSEAYYGETDSDVDGPTTQEKPRRTRRRGPARPFPPGAPPDEVYLSDSPAEPAPVKTGSPSQGDSRISSPSWEEGAALQPPPAEALLLPHGPLRPGPHLIPMVGPVPHPVAEDLTTTYTQKAKQAKLQRAESLQEKSVKEAKTKCRTIASLLTAAPNPHSKGVLMFKKRRQRAKKYTLVSFGAAAGTGTEEEDGIPPTSESELDEEAFSDARSLTNQSDWDSPYLDMELARAGSGTAERQNSGLGGQLSEVSGRGVQLFEQQRQRVASSSQELAQVGPAAMLNGQGLQSPPRAQSAPPEAAVLPLSPLSNPAASPTPFFPDGGAPSPAPSIFNRSARPFTPGFQGQKSGTTSVIFRPLAPKKVNEGLGVTTPAPSPFAGSLQGPTPLPSFTTVVPSHTLVSGANSSTQRSSGPVTATSSLYIPAPSRPVTPGGAPEPPTPPSAAAMTSTASIFLSTPLKNSARPEAPGPAAPEPASAREQRISVPAARTGILQEARRRGTRKQMFRPGKEETKNSPNPELLSLVQNLDEKPRTGGAESGPEEDALSLGAEACNFMQPPGGRSYKTLSQVSPKTPPPMAPKTPPPTTPKTPPPVAPKPGSRGLLDGLVNGSTAMVGIPEPPRLQGRGGELFAKRQSRADRYVVEATPGSSLNPGLRPRSPSPTPSLPPSWKYSPNIRAPPPIAYNPLLSPFFPQAARTLPNKAQSQGPRATPKQGIKALDFMRHQPYQLKTAMFCFDEGPSTPDPTSGPPKTARVQEIRRFSTPAPQPTAEPLAPTVLAPRAATTLDEPIWRAELASSPVPNPDHQESLRSFAATPSSCGFQVARPRFSATRTGLQAHVWRPGAGHQ